A DNA window from Arachis duranensis cultivar V14167 chromosome 3, aradu.V14167.gnm2.J7QH, whole genome shotgun sequence contains the following coding sequences:
- the LOC107477136 gene encoding uncharacterized protein LOC107477136, which yields MSDREDSDSDAPEEFTTLQGIQQDEEIRKIQKESKASYKSKESKDTAQAEDDDVSGSEPQHNPNPASGFLPDDVVKMLAAREKQVFLPYYEGEEEKAKTKPAASKKRKSKKSGLEPVILSELGRPQCLQGALEFLKKRKMSVQRSSSALNNSNRAFRLLSKSGVILQK from the exons ATGTCTGACAGAGAAGATAGTGATTCCGACGCCCCTGAGGAATTCACAACTCTGCAG GGTATACAACAAGACGAGGAGATTCgcaaaattcaaaaagaaagtaAAGCTAG TTACAAATCCAAAGAAAGTAAGGACACTGCTCAAGCTGAAGATGATGATGTATCAGGTTCTGAGCCTCAGCATAATCCCAATCCAGCTTCAGGGTTTCTTCCAGATGACGTAGTGAAAATGCTTGCAGCTCGTGAGAA ACAAGTTTTCTTACCTTACTATGAAGGGGAGGAGGAGAAGGCTAAAACAAAGCCTGCCGCTTCAAAGAAGAGGAAATCAAAGAAGTCAGG TTTGGAACCTGTTATTTTGAGCGAACTAGGCCGTCCTCAATGTTTACAGGGTGCCTTAGAATtcttgaagaaaagaaaaatgtcaGTCCAGAGATCGTCCTCTGCCTTGAATAATTCCAACAGAGCATTTCGGCTCCTTTCTAAGTCTGGTGTGATACTTCAGAAGTga
- the LOC107476765 gene encoding protein FAR1-RELATED SEQUENCE 4, with amino-acid sequence MPRIPPILFLFYFAVFTLQLLTQAVSRSVFYVNLILMEVEIDGSNNGEAIENAAMADDCSTDEGNNADEANNADEGNNADEGNNGDDGNNIDGRAIVSVQSQGQDVTQVSAGGAITLAVPALPVPIVSPVEPYVGQEFESEAEAHAFYNAYATSVGFIVRVSKLSRSRIDNSAIGRIFVCNKEGYRMTDKRENVIRQRAETRVGCKAMIMVRKVKSGSWVVTRFVKEHTHPLAGPGGGRRDFIYEQYPGERDRIRELNQQLTAEKKRSATYKRHLELILEHIDEYNESLSKKIQHIVDNVKEMESKEEQSQLNFQLATL; translated from the exons ATGCCTCGCATTCCCCCAATTCTATTCCTTTTTTACTTCGCTGTGTTCACTTTGCAGCTCTTAACACAAGCGGTATCACGTTCGGTTTTCTACGTTAATCTAATTCTga TGGAGGTTGAGATTGATGGCTCTAATAATGGGGAGGCAATAGAAAATGCTGCCATGGCTGACGATTGTAGCACCGATGAAGGAAACAACGCAGATGAAGCAAACAATGCTGATGAAGGGAACAACGCTGACGAAGGAAACAATGGTGATGATGGAAATAACATCGATGGACGTGCTATTGTGTCAGTTCAAAGCCAAGGTCAAGATGTGACTCAAGTTTCTGCTGGAGGGGCCATAACCCTAGCTGTTCCCGCACTTCCGGTCCCAATTGTTTCACCTGTTGAACCTTATGTGGGACAGGAGTTTGAGTCAGAAGCAGAGGCACAtgcattctacaatgcatatgCCACGAGTGTTGGATTCATCGTACGTGTTAGTAAACTCTCTCGATCAAGGATCGATAATTCTGCTATTGGGCGGATTTTTGTCTGCAACAAAGAGGGATACAGGATGACTGACAAGCGCGAAAATGTTATACGGCAAAGGGCTGAGACAAGGGTTGGTTGCAAGGCAATGATAATGGTAAGGAAAGTAAAATCTGGTAGCTGGGTTGTTACACGTTTTGTAAAGGAACACACACATCCTCTTGCTGGTCCAGGAGGTGGCAGAAGGGATTTCATCTACGAACAATATCCG GGCGAACGGGATAGAATTCGGGAACTAAATCAGCAGTTGACAGCAGAGAAAAAGAGGTCTGCCACCTACAAAAGACATCTTGAATTGATACTCGAGCACATTGACGAGTATAACGAGAGCCTATCGAAGAAAATACAGCACATAGTAGACAATGTAAAGGAGatggaaagcaaagaagaacaaagtCAATTGAACTTTCAATTAGCCACCCTTTAA
- the LOC107476764 gene encoding uncharacterized CRM domain-containing protein At3g25440, chloroplastic, protein MATSLFRSIRRASSLLRFSYSTTSFSVSPRSVVRSRISVFLPFRQCNSVGKPSLWWGFRELSYGTVNLVISEGKTKFEAREVEPPRKDKYKTKKKLKMQRKREKEKRKAANRRDPRWLGVKGKKKQKFANAEERIKCKLEKARIKESMLIERLKRYDVPKAQGPVAKPDGLTGEERFYLKKMAQKSSNYLQVGRRGLFGGVILNMHMHWKKHETVKVICKPCKPGQAHEYAQELARLSGGIPIHFIGDDTIIFYRGKNYEQPEVMSPIDTLSKKKALEKSKYEQSLESVRRFIAIAEKELELYYRHIALYGNPNDRNPLSVLDGPSGDSIRKGYHRIHKQSNPELINDLADSKEMGLSESEDNNNEDENLSMDESDSEEHRMLYTSDDDKESDECFTNLKDASASSRAGSSPSMSKHTYHYSNCNNQCLLSKEMPCTRD, encoded by the exons ATGGCTACTTCGTTGTTCCGGAGCATTCGGAGAGCTTCCTCTCTTCTCAGATTCTCGTACTCAACTACCTCCTTTTCGGTTTCTCCCAG GTCAGTTGTGAGGTCCCGGATATCGGTTTTCTTGCCGTTTAGGCAATGCAATTCAGTTGGGAAGCCGAGTTTGTGGTGGGGTTTCAGAGAGTTGAGCTATGGCACTGTGAACTTGGTTATATCGGAAGGGAAGACCAAGTTTGAGGCTCGCGAGGTTGAGCCGCCAAGGAAGGATAAATATAAGACTAAGAAGAAGCTGAAGATGCAGAGGAAGagggagaaggagaagaggaaaGCTGCAAATAGGAGAGACCCTCGTTGGCTTGGTGtcaaggggaagaagaagcagaagttTGCCAATGCAGAAGAGAGAATCAAGTGCAAGCTTGAGAAA GCCAGAATTAAGGAATCAATGCTCATTGAAAGACTCAAAAGATATGATGTTCCTAAAGCTCAGGGTCCTGTTGCCAAACCTGATGGTTTGACGGGGGAGGAACGATTTTATTTGAAGAAGATGGCTCAGAAGAGTTCTAATTACCTACAAGTTGGCCGAAGAGGATTATTTGGAGGGGTTATTCTTAATATGCATATGCATTGGAAGAAACATGAGACTGTTAAGGTCATATGCAAGCCTTGTAAACCTGGCCAAGCACATGAGTATGCACAAGAACTTGCTAGATTGAGTGGTGGTATTCCAATCCACTTCATTGGAGATGACACTATAATATTTTATCGCGGAAAGAACTATGAACAGCCCGAGGTTATGTCACCAATAGATACATTATCCAAGAAAAAG GCACTCGAAAAATCCAAGTATGAGCAATCTCTTGAATCAGTTAGGCGCTTCATCGCTATCGCTGAGAAAGAACTAGAGCTATATTACAGGCACATCGCACTCTACGGCAATCCGAACGACCGTAATCCCTTATCAGTTCTTGATGGCCCAAGTGGAGACTCCATCAGAAAAGGGTACCATAGGATTCATAAACAAAGTAACCCTGAGTTGATTAATGATCTTGCTGATTCCAAAGAAATGGGGCTATCAGAATCTGAAGATAATAACAATGAAGATGAAAACTTGTCAATGGATGAATCAGATTCTGAAGAGCACAGGATGCTATATACTAGTGACGATGATAAAGAAAGTGACGAATGTTTTACTAATTTGAAAGATGCAAGTGCAAGCTCAAGAGCTGGTTCATCACCATCAATGTCTAAACATACCTACCATTATAGTAATTGTAATAATCAATGTTTATTATCCAAAGAAATGCCATGCACTAGAGATTAG
- the LOC107477137 gene encoding calmodulin-like protein 3, whose protein sequence is MDSAELQRVFQMFDRNGDGRISKKELNDSLEKLGIYIPDKELDQMIEKIDVNGDGWVDMEEFGELYMSIMDEREERDEEEDMKEAFNVFDQNGDGYITVEELRSVLSSLGLKQGRTVEECRKMIMKVDRDGDGMVDYKEFKQMMKGGGFSALGSD, encoded by the coding sequence atgGATTCGGCCGAACTCCAGCGCGTTTTTCAAATGTTTGACCGCAATGGAGACGGCCGAATCTCGAAAAAGGAACTCAACGATTCTTTGGAAAAGCTTGGGATCTATATCCCGGACAAAGAGCTTGACCAAATGATCGAAAAAATCGACGTTAATGGAGACGGTTGGGTGGATATGGAAGAGTTTGGCGAACTCTACATGTCTATAATGGACGAACGCGAGGAGCGCGACGAGGAGGAAGACATGAAGGAAGCCTTCAACGTATTCGATCAGAACGGAGACGGTTACATCACGGTGGAGGAGCTTAGATCGGTACTTTCTTCCTTGGGGCTGAAGCAAGGGAGGACGGTGGAGGAGTGCCGGAAGATGATAATGAAGGTGGACCGCGACGGCGACGGCATGGTTGATTACAAAGAATTCAAGCAGATGATGAAAGGAGGAGGATTCAGTGCTCTTGGTtcagattaa
- the LOC107476768 gene encoding uncharacterized protein LOC107476768 encodes MGESLVQNFHQNNRGTVEAGAPYVDKDFASLIKEATEVTPSSFEFCVWSDKGINLHVDLNSSPSDWTNRFRNEVQVRETMYGNKSWSLRQDLACLGGSATQERCSLWDANPVQIDAHNGLAKSSSSLKFTKDSVVKLDQRNKVKSPLISDSVTPCSMNVKAAANSKEVNQCSALAEPDVNVVNNLMQDQSTLSAEESYGVPSNFIFGAESCAKDASKAFFYSDATGTPFKSLCDSVGNSLSDLGTLAYQSSKPDDECFQDCDLLNDSCCVNPGVVCPGASLSSSMELQISEAASCHKYPSVSLCENDGSLDLSEPKNTSDTEQCGPAIDGNNFAALTEEWVGMSVDGRESSECSQLDDRVQKSGQGYDDQGSKMKLCKKRKRDSEIQASSGTPVTRILRSMKNTVARILPRRSMRRMSK; translated from the exons ATGGGAGAGAGCTTAGTGCAGAACTTTCATCAAAACAATCGTGGAACTGTAGAAGCAGGTGCACCTTATGTAGACAAAGATTTTGCTTCTTTAATAAAAGAAGCTACTGAAGTTACTCCCTCTTCTTTTGAGTTCTGTGTTTGGTCAGACAAGGGAATTAATCTTCACGTTGATTTAAATTCATCCCCATCAGATTGGACTAACAGATTTCGAAATGAGGTACAAGTACGTGAGACTATGTACGGAAACAAGTCCTGGAGTCTCCGGCAGGATCTTGCTTGCTTAGGAGGGAGCGCTACACAAGAAAGATGTTCCTTGTGGGATGCAAATCCTGTCCAAATTGATGCTCATAATGGACTGGCTAAATCTTCCTCAAGCTTGAAATTCACAAAAGATAGTGTTGTAAAGTTAGACCAACGGAATAAAGTTAAAAGCCCATTAATATCGGATTCAGTAACTCCATGCAGCATGAATGTGAAAGCAGCAGCTAATTCAAAGGAGGTAAATCAATGCTCTGCCTTAGCTGAACCAGATGTTAATGTAGTAAATAACTTAATGCAAGATCAGTCCACTCTCTCAGCTGAAGAAAGTTATGGTGTACCtagcaattttatttttggtgctgAATCTTGTGCTAAAGATGCGTCTAAGGCCTTCTTTTATTCGGATGCTACTGGTACTCCTTTCAAGTCACTTTGTGATTCTGTTGGCAACTCACTGTCAGATCTGGGGACACTGGCATATCAATCTTCAAAGCCTGACGATGAATGTTTTCAAGATTGTGATCTGCTAAATGATTCTTGCTGTGTGAACCCAGGGGTGGTGTGTCCAGGTGCTTCATTAAGCAGTTCTATGGAGCTACAAATTTCAGAAGCTGCAAGTTGTCATAAATATCCTTCAGTTTCACTCTGTGAAAATGATGGATCCCTGGATTTAAGTGAACCAAAGAATACTTCAGATACAGAACAATGTGGCCCAGCTATTGATGGGAACAATTTCGCAGCACTAACTGAAGAATGG GTGGGGATGAGTGTGGATGGCAGGGAGAGTTCAGA ATGCTCCCAGTTAGATGATCGAGTTCAGAAATCTGGCCAAGGTTATGATGATCAGGGTTCTAAAATGAAGCTTTGCAAAAAGAGAAAACGTGACTCTGAAATTCAAGCCTCAAGTGGCACACCTGTTACAAGAATTTTAAGGAGCATGAAGAATACTGTTGCAAGAATCCTGCCTAGAAGATCCATGCGACGAATGTCGAAG TGA
- the LOC107477064 gene encoding heavy metal-associated isoprenylated plant protein 36-like, whose product MENNDPVSPTCVVLKVVNLQCCEACPSRVNKELKKIKGVTDVQMNREEGLITVFGEADSSKLIKAVKKVGRKRAVIYMEPKDQPTEPSCTCLEHTKSTKSKNSSIPDDTKSTKSKHTKASAKHDDDDSDDNCSAEADFGDDDLPLPLPPPFSDHGAPSRSNNHVASNASYHHYPQNNPIMLGTNNGGGGGGYFQGTTFPVPAYINTYARFCNGYNECVPPPMGYGRPQQPPYQYSYYQDQQRYPPQPQPQQQPPPPPPSPPCSYYGDANGCTIS is encoded by the exons ATGGAAAACAATGACCCCGTTTCTCCG ACTTGTGTTGTTCTCAAAGTAGTGAATCTCCAATGTTGTGAAGCTTGTCCTTCCAGGGTGAACAAAGAGCTTAAGAAAATTAAGG GAGTTACTGATGTCCAAATGAACAGAGAAGAGGGACTGATTACAGTTTTTGGTGAGGCAGATTCTTCAAAACTCAtcaaagcagtgaaaaaggttGGAAGAAAAAGAGCAGTGATTTATATGGAGCCTAAAGATCAACCTACTGAACCAAGCTGCACCTGCTTAGAACACACAAAGAGCACAAAATCCAAGAACTCAAGCATCCCTGATGACACAAAGAGCACCAAATCCAAGCACACAAAGGCGAGTGCGaaacatgatgatgatgattctgATGATAATTGCTCTGCTGAGGCTGATTTTGGTGACGACGATCTGCCTCTGCCTCTGCCTCCACCATTTAGTGATCATGGAGCTCCTTCAAGGTCCAACAACCATGTTGCTTCTAATGCAAGCTATCATCATTATCCtcaaaataatccaataatgcTAGGTACCaataatggtggtggtggtggtggttatTTTCAAGGGACAACATTTCCTGTGCCTGCATATATTAATACATATGCAAGATTTTGTAATGGCTACAATGAATGTGTTCCTCCTCCAATGGGTTATGGTAGACCACAACAACCACCTTATCAATACAGTTACTATCAAGATCAACAGCGTTATCCACCACAACCACAGCCACAGCAAcagcctcctcctcctcctccttctcctccatgCTCATATTATGGTGATGCTAATGGATGCACCATATCATGA